A region of Vanessa cardui chromosome 1, ilVanCard2.1, whole genome shotgun sequence DNA encodes the following proteins:
- the LOC124532505 gene encoding protein limb expression 1 homolog isoform X1 produces MVYPEASRWGAPDSLAPLYDDVYRADGVLSTVNVVEALQEFWQVKASRNGGAGSGGSGALVIYESVPAAHPPYVCYVTLPGGACFGSFQNCPTKAEARRSAAKIALMNSVFNEHESRRISEHFIEKAVAEARASFAGDAASHQDPSAGIAAFRFMLEANKGRTMLEFQELMTVFQLLHWNGSLRAMRERQCSRQEVVAHYSARALDDAMREQMAREWASREREAAAGGGVLRSELARAERELRAARLAARELRFPKEKRDILLLAARLAPPQQQQ; encoded by the exons CGGACGGAGTTCTCTCGACGGTGAACGTAGTAGAGGCGCTGCAAGAGTTCTGGCAGGTGAAGGCGTCGAGAAATGGCGGCGCGGGCAGCGGCGGCAGCGGCGCGCTCGTTATTTACGAGTCCGTGCCCGCCGCGCACCCGCCATACGTCTGCTATGTCACGCTACCAGGCGGCGCCTGCTTCGGTAGCTTTCAG AATTGTCCCACAAAAGCTGAGGCGCGGCGGAGCGCGGCGAAAATAGCACTAATGAACAGCGTGTTTAACGAACACGAATCGCGTCGCATATCGGAGCACTTCATCGAAAAAGCGGTAGCAGAGGCGCGGGCGTCGTTTGCTGGGGACGCTGCGTCCCACCAAGATCCTAGCGCTGGAATTGCTGCTTTTAG ATTTATGCTGGAAGCAAACAAGGGTCGCACGATGCTGGAATTTCAGGAATTGATGACAGTGTTCCAGCTTTTGCATTGGAACGGATCGCTGAGAGCGATGCGTGAGCGACAGTGTTCGAGGCAAGAGGTTGTCGCGCACTATTCAGCGCGGGCGCTGGACGACGCCATGCGCGAGCAGATGGCGCGCGAATGGGCTTCGAGGGAGCGGGAGGCGGCCGCGGGCGGCGGCGTGTTGCGGAGCGAGCTCGCGCGCGCGGAACGCGAACTGCGCGCGGCGCGGCTCGCGGCTCGCGAGCTACGCTTCCCGAAAGAGAAACGCGATATCCTTCTATTGGCTGCACGCCTCGCTCCGCCGCAACAGCAACAGTGA
- the LOC124532505 gene encoding protein limb expression 1 homolog isoform X2: MTSTEVSTATDGVLSTVNVVEALQEFWQVKASRNGGAGSGGSGALVIYESVPAAHPPYVCYVTLPGGACFGSFQNCPTKAEARRSAAKIALMNSVFNEHESRRISEHFIEKAVAEARASFAGDAASHQDPSAGIAAFRFMLEANKGRTMLEFQELMTVFQLLHWNGSLRAMRERQCSRQEVVAHYSARALDDAMREQMAREWASREREAAAGGGVLRSELARAERELRAARLAARELRFPKEKRDILLLAARLAPPQQQQ, encoded by the exons CGGACGGAGTTCTCTCGACGGTGAACGTAGTAGAGGCGCTGCAAGAGTTCTGGCAGGTGAAGGCGTCGAGAAATGGCGGCGCGGGCAGCGGCGGCAGCGGCGCGCTCGTTATTTACGAGTCCGTGCCCGCCGCGCACCCGCCATACGTCTGCTATGTCACGCTACCAGGCGGCGCCTGCTTCGGTAGCTTTCAG AATTGTCCCACAAAAGCTGAGGCGCGGCGGAGCGCGGCGAAAATAGCACTAATGAACAGCGTGTTTAACGAACACGAATCGCGTCGCATATCGGAGCACTTCATCGAAAAAGCGGTAGCAGAGGCGCGGGCGTCGTTTGCTGGGGACGCTGCGTCCCACCAAGATCCTAGCGCTGGAATTGCTGCTTTTAG ATTTATGCTGGAAGCAAACAAGGGTCGCACGATGCTGGAATTTCAGGAATTGATGACAGTGTTCCAGCTTTTGCATTGGAACGGATCGCTGAGAGCGATGCGTGAGCGACAGTGTTCGAGGCAAGAGGTTGTCGCGCACTATTCAGCGCGGGCGCTGGACGACGCCATGCGCGAGCAGATGGCGCGCGAATGGGCTTCGAGGGAGCGGGAGGCGGCCGCGGGCGGCGGCGTGTTGCGGAGCGAGCTCGCGCGCGCGGAACGCGAACTGCGCGCGGCGCGGCTCGCGGCTCGCGAGCTACGCTTCCCGAAAGAGAAACGCGATATCCTTCTATTGGCTGCACGCCTCGCTCCGCCGCAACAGCAACAGTGA